In Porites lutea chromosome 1, jaPorLute2.1, whole genome shotgun sequence, a single genomic region encodes these proteins:
- the LOC140929194 gene encoding uncharacterized protein, with translation MADSVDSADSDLKKVCNYLRQRGVEERVVDKFEEEKMDISAVLNASDDVLKDMGLSTAGDRLSFRGFCSTAQEKQHKEEKESKRRRLLEAFLSSKKDRSTKLTTASGNQQQKKKLEKEKKKSERVQVGWKHFREEVEDYVLVPLSKGGGSRYATMLLSSNRTDIMKVCKSIFFPNGVSYYGKTEDMLFAIGNFHNDQMGVTLEVNGKELPFNIGNYIEAFKLKDVRLYLLSKKMTTLSDESDDGLPPMIMSHDTNSSERACTAGTSIEDRQDDRKGLIGTTEQRESLKREQDTEYELSLKADKQKRISLEIAKAEAEHKKRVQEARAARVLAEPSTEFLTVRVRHPTMGVCSRRFPANSRVAVVYDWAGSLTPDIVDFTLCDPVGTPLPPSSELEDRCTLVMATTTHTPSLCESDDDIQFMGFGDASNGINTTLPDCECNMEGREINTDVPMTPMQLDNYYASILVEQPGTTCHRESYSSDSEGDVSASETHSDNVPAVTCSQVKPAPEILNELAAQINADCLTKFNIARNFIWEGAKRAVSRKVFSPANKVSVKFTDDTGISEGAIDWGGPMREFFTLILQCIHDSQLMCGPESCRFLSYNVKCLEDNDYFVAGLMIAMSLVHGGLAPHFLSPVMFQALLSDQPLTVPLQDVYDHELKSSLKSLIDCDTVEKAKSCTVDGNLSTVLELAGTLAMPIQTLDDVKKMVAATSQWFVLGRCKPALESFREGLSALGVLEAVKRYPDSFRPLFCDVPEKLTAERMEQLFRPTSSPVGSSKALTESLVLSRWGDYLQDIEDAEDSDITLSDILFFTTGCKVLPQRALPVTVEFLHEGLSRFPTANTCSNILRLPVVHSDYESFKADVTFGFLNARGFGTA, from the exons ATGGCTGACTCGGTTGACTCGGCTGACTCCGACCTGAAGAAG GTTTGTAACTATCTACGACAACGAGGAGTGGAAGAAAGGGTAGTAGACAAATTTGAGGAAGAAAAG ATGGATATTTCAGCAGTCCTAAATGCGAGTGATGATGTCCTTAAAGATATGGGGCTGTCGACAGCAGGGGACAGATTAAGCTTTCGTGGCTTTTGTAGCACCGCTCAAGAGAAGCAACACAAGGAAGAAAAGGAATCCAAAAGACGAAGACTCCTTGAGGCATTCTTGTCTTCAAAGAAAGATAGGTCGACTAAGCTTACAACTGCTTCAGGCAACcaacagcaaaagaaaaagcttgaaaaggaaaaaaaaaagtctgaacGAGTACAAGTTGGATGGAAACACTTCCGAGAGGAGGTTGAAGACTATGTTCTTGTACCTCTGTCTAAGGGAGGTGGCAGTAGGTATGCAACCATGCTGTTATCAAGTAACAGAACAGACATTATGAAAGTTTGTAAATCCATCTTTTTCCCTAATGGAGTGTCATATTATGGGAAAACAGAAGACATGCTATTTGCTATTGGAAATTTTCATAATGACCAAATGGGTGTTACCCTGGAAGTGAATGGGAAAGAGCTACCTTTCAATATTGGAAATTACATAGAGGCTTTTAAATTGAAAGATGTCAGGCTATACTTGTTGTCCAAAAAGATGACAACTCTCAGTGATGAAAGTGATGATGGCTTACCACCCATGATAATGAGTCATGACACCAATTCTTCTGAAAGGGCTTGTACAGCTGGTACTTCAATTGAGGACAGACAAGATGACAGAAAAGGCCTGATTGGTACAACAGAACAAAGGGAATCACTTAAAAGAGAGCAGGACACCGAGTATGAACTTTCACTAAAAGCAGACAAGCAAAAAAGAATCTCCCTTGAAATTGCAAAGGCTGAGGCTGAAcacaagaaaagagttcaagAGGCACGAGCTGCAAGAGTTTTAGCAGAACCCAGCACAGAATTTCTCACTGTAAGGGTCCGACACCCTACAATGGGAGTATGCTCTCGGCGGTTTCCAGCAAATAGTCGAGTGGCAGTAGTATATGATTGGGCTGGTTCTTTGACTCCAGACATAGTGGATTTCACACTCTGTGACCCTGTGGGAACACCGCTGCCACCAAGTAGTGAACTAGAGGATAGATGTACCTTGGTTATGGCTACTACTACACATACACCATCATTGTGTGAGTCTGATGATGACATTCAATTCATGGGATTTGGAGATGCAAGTAATGGTATTAACACAACACTGCCAGACTGTGAGTGCAACATGGAAGGAAGGGAAATAAATACTGACGT GCCCATGACTCCAATGCAGTTGGACAATTACTACGCCTCCATTCTGGTAGAGCAACCTGGAACTACATGTCACAGGGAAAGTTATTCGTCTGACAGTGAAGGTGACGTTTCTGCAAGTGAAACCCACAGTGATAATGTCCCAGCTGTTACTTGTTCTCAAGTGAAACCAGCACCTGAAATACTGAATGAACTAGCAGCCCAGATAAATGCAGATTGCCTCACCAAATTCAACATTGCTCGCAATTTCATATGGGAAGGAGCCAAGAGAGCAGTTTCCCGCAAAGTATTTTCGCCAGCTAACAAGGTATCTGTTAAGTTCACTGATGACACTGGGATCAGTGAAGGTGCCATCGACTGGGGTGGCCCCATGAGAGAGTTCTTTACGCTGATACTACAATGCATCCATGATTCTCAACTTATGTGTGGTCCGGAGAGCTGCAGATTCCTGTCATACAATGTAAAGTGTTTAGAAGATAATGACTACTTTGTTGCAGGACTGATGATTGCAATGTCACTCGTGCATGGGGGACTTGCACCGCACTTCCTATCCCCTGTCATGTTTCAAGCTCTTCTCAGTGACCAACCTTTGACAGTGCCATTGCAAGATGTCTATGATCATGAGCTGAAATCTTCTCTGAAATCTCTGATAGACTGTGACACTGTAGAGAAAGCAAAGAGCTGCACAGTTGATGGCAACTTGTCAACTGTTCTTGAGCTGGCTGGAACATTGGCAATGCCAATACAAACCCTGGATGATGTCAAGAAAATGGTTGCAGCAACTTCGCAGTGGTTTGTTCTCGGGCGATGTAAACCAGCCCTTGAGAGCTTCCGAGAAGGCCTCTCAGCCCTTGGCGTACTAGAAGCAGTCAAGAGATATCCTGATAGTTTCAGGCCATTGTTTTGTGATGTACCCGAGAAGCTGACAGCAGAAAGAATGGAACAATTGTTCAGGCCTACGTCAAGCCCTGTTGGTTCTTCAAAGGCATTAACCGAGAGTCTTGTTTTGTCCAGATGGGGTGATTATCTTCAGGACATAGAAGATGCGGAAGATTCTGACATCACCTTGAGTGACATTTTGTTCTTTACCACTGGCTGCAAAGTATTACCACAACGTGCGTTACCTGTCACCGTTGAGTTTTTGCATGAAGGGTTGTCAAGATTTCCCACAGCAAATACATGTTCAAACATCCTCCGTCTTCCAGTTGTGCATAGTGATTATGAAAGCTTCAAAGCTGATGTTACCTTTGGATTTCTCAATGCACGGGGTTTCGGTACTGCGTGA
- the LOC140949652 gene encoding uncharacterized protein, giving the protein MADNDLRNHIIEEYFHLGFNYKEIIDCLFLNNGIPLSLRQLKRILSQKNLGRRRFSNFVEIADAMEEELKGSGSIVGYRSMWQRLVVDHKLSVSKEFVRNALRIMDPEGVQRRSRHRLQRRQYHAKGPNFIWHLDGYDKLKPYGFCIHGCIDGYSRQIMWLEVGRTNNHPGVVASYFINCVQNVGGTASVIRGDMGTENVRIAAIQRYLRHELGDSWSGEKSFLYGRSVANQRIEAWWGQLRRGASDWWITHFKDLRDRGLYCDANAVHEECLLFCYITIIREELQRVARLWNLHRIRPSTRNNSSPHGRPCLLYHHPEMTGATDCKHDVDIDDLDVARDMCCDDLPLESTPEFNALAQVIMTEEGLRMPENANEAQNLYLILVNEIEKLL; this is encoded by the coding sequence ATGGCGGATAACGACCTTCGAAATCATATTATTGAGGAATATTTCCATTTGGGCTTCAATTATAAGGAAATCATTGATTGTCTCTTTTTAAATAATGGAATACCTTTAAGTCTACGACAGCTTAAAAGAATCTTATCGCAAAAAAATCTTGGACGACGACGCTTTAGCAACTTTGTTGAGATAGCAGACGCCATGGAAGAGGAGTTAAAAGGAAGTGGAAGCATTGTCGGTTACAGATCTATGTGGCAGAGATTAGTGGTTGACCATAAATTGTCTGTTAGCAAAGAATTTGTTAGGAATGCGTTAAGAATAATGGATCCTGAAGGGGTACAAAGGCGCTCAAGGCATAGACTCCAAAGGCGACAATATCACGCAAAGGGCCCAAATTTTATTTGGCACCTGGACGGATACGATAAATTGAAACCTTATGGGTTTTGTATACACGGTTGTATTGACGGATATTCGAGACAAATCATGTGGCTTGAAGTTGGGCGTACGAATAATCATCCCGGCGTTGTTGCAAGCTATTTTATTAACTGTGTACAAAATGTTGGAGGTACCGCCAGTGTAATTCGTGGAGACATGGGGACAGAAAACGTGAGAATCGCTGCTATTCAACGCTATCTACGACATGAATTAGGAGATAGTTGGTCAGGagagaaaagttttctttatgGAAGATCAGTTGCTAATCAGAGAATAGAAGCATGGTGGGGACAACTGCGAAGAggagcttctgattggtggattaCTCATTTTAAAGATTTGAGGGACAGAGGACTATACTGTGATGCCAATGCTGTGCATGAAGAATGTCTACTGTTTTGTTACATCACAATTATCCGTGAGGAACTCCAAAGAGTGGCTAGACTGTGGAACCTACATCGGATTCGACCCTCAACAAGGAACAACAGTTCTCCCCATGGTCGACCTTGTCTCTTATACCATCACCCTGAAATGACAGGGGCCACAGATTGCAAGCATGATGTTGACATTGACGACTTAGATGttgctagagatatgtgttgTGATGACCTGCCTCTGGAATCAACACCTGAATTCAATGCACTTGCCCAGGTCATCATGACAGAAGAAGGTCTTAGAATGCCAGAAAATGCTAACGAGGCACAGAATCTTTATTTGATTCTCGTGAACGAGATAGAGAAGTTATTGTAG